Proteins from a single region of Amycolatopsis sp. CA-230715:
- a CDS encoding adenylosuccinate synthase — protein MPAIVLIGAQWGDEGKGKATDLLGDRVQWVVRYQGGNNAGHTVVLPDGQDFALKLIPSGILTPGVANVIGNGVVVDPGALLDELTGLEERDVDTSRLLISADAHLIMPYHVAIDKVTERYLGAKKIGTTGRGIGPCYQDKIARVGVRVQDLLDEKIFRQKVEAALDFKNQVLVKVYNRKALDANEVADTVLAQGEKFAHRIADTRLQLNQALERGETVLLEGSQGTLLDVDHGTYPFVTSSNPTSGGASAGSGIGPGRITTVLGILKAYTTRVGSGPFPTELHDESGEYLRKTGGEVGVNTGRDRRTGWFDAVIARYATRVNGITDYFLTKLDVLSGLERVPVCVGYEVDGFRTNDMPMTQTDVHHAVPIYEELPGWFEDISGCRTFEELPANARAYVERLEELAGARVSAIGVGPGREQTIVRHEFV, from the coding sequence ATGCCGGCCATCGTGCTGATCGGTGCCCAATGGGGAGACGAAGGCAAGGGCAAGGCCACCGACCTGCTCGGCGACCGGGTCCAGTGGGTCGTCCGCTATCAGGGCGGCAACAACGCCGGGCACACCGTGGTCCTCCCCGACGGCCAGGACTTCGCGCTCAAGCTCATCCCGTCCGGGATCCTGACCCCCGGCGTCGCGAACGTGATCGGCAACGGCGTGGTGGTCGACCCCGGCGCGCTGCTCGACGAGCTGACCGGCCTGGAGGAGCGCGACGTCGACACCTCGCGCCTGCTCATCTCCGCCGACGCGCACTTGATCATGCCGTACCACGTGGCGATCGATAAGGTCACCGAGCGCTACCTCGGCGCGAAGAAGATCGGCACCACCGGCCGCGGCATCGGCCCCTGCTACCAGGACAAGATCGCGCGCGTCGGCGTGCGCGTGCAGGACCTGCTGGACGAGAAGATCTTCCGCCAGAAGGTCGAGGCGGCGCTGGACTTCAAGAACCAGGTGCTGGTCAAGGTCTACAACCGCAAGGCGCTCGACGCGAACGAGGTCGCCGACACCGTGCTGGCGCAGGGCGAGAAGTTCGCGCACCGCATCGCCGACACCCGGCTGCAGCTCAACCAGGCGCTCGAACGCGGCGAGACGGTGCTGCTGGAGGGCTCGCAGGGCACGCTGCTCGACGTCGACCACGGCACCTACCCGTTCGTCACCTCGTCCAACCCGACCTCGGGCGGCGCGAGCGCGGGATCGGGCATCGGACCGGGCCGGATCACCACCGTGCTCGGCATCCTGAAGGCCTACACCACGCGCGTCGGTTCCGGCCCGTTCCCGACCGAGCTGCACGACGAGTCGGGCGAGTACCTGCGCAAGACCGGCGGCGAGGTCGGCGTGAACACCGGCCGCGACCGCCGCACGGGCTGGTTCGACGCGGTGATCGCGCGCTACGCCACGCGCGTCAACGGCATCACCGACTACTTCCTGACCAAGCTGGACGTGTTGTCCGGGCTGGAGCGGGTGCCGGTGTGCGTCGGCTACGAGGTCGACGGGTTCCGCACCAACGACATGCCGATGACGCAGACCGACGTGCACCACGCGGTGCCGATCTACGAAGAGCTGCCCGGCTGGTTCGAGGACATCTCGGGCTGCCGCACCTTCGAAGAGCTGCCCGCGAACGCGCGCGCGTACGTCGAGCGGCTCGAAGAGCTCGCGGGCGCCCGTGTTTCGGCGATCGGCGTCGGCCCCGGCCGCGAGCAGACGATCGTGCGGCACGAATTCGTGTAG
- a CDS encoding LLM class F420-dependent oxidoreductase translates to MSIGVALLASPHAPNAIDDLVSQAHAASAAGIGTAWLGQRLDYDAVAAAAIVGREVPGLAVGTSVVPIFGRHPVLLANSAQTAQAATGGRYTLGLGLGAKALTEPAFGIPHERPIKRLREFITALRSIFDTGNVDFEGETLTARTPLPAAVAGADPVPIVVAAMGPQALRVTGELADGTLPLFAGPKTLENHIVPVIAKAAEEAGRPAPRIIALVPTVVTSDVDAAKERMAAETAFYDTIPSYQRVVALEGASKAAEVTVVGDEESVAAQLNRYFDAGATEVVLSYTGLMGDADQKRTVELGGQLSSRVR, encoded by the coding sequence ATGAGCATCGGTGTAGCACTCCTCGCCTCGCCCCATGCCCCCAACGCGATCGACGATCTGGTTTCCCAGGCGCACGCCGCTTCCGCTGCCGGGATCGGCACCGCCTGGCTCGGTCAAAGGCTGGATTACGACGCCGTCGCGGCGGCCGCGATCGTCGGCAGGGAGGTGCCCGGCCTTGCGGTCGGCACCTCCGTGGTGCCGATCTTCGGGCGGCACCCCGTCCTGCTGGCGAACTCCGCGCAGACCGCGCAGGCCGCGACCGGTGGCCGGTACACGCTCGGGCTCGGACTCGGCGCGAAAGCGTTGACGGAGCCCGCTTTCGGCATTCCGCACGAGCGTCCGATCAAACGGCTGCGCGAATTCATCACGGCACTGCGGTCGATCTTCGACACCGGAAACGTCGATTTCGAAGGCGAGACGTTGACCGCGCGCACGCCGCTGCCCGCCGCCGTCGCCGGGGCGGATCCGGTGCCGATCGTGGTGGCCGCGATGGGGCCGCAAGCCCTGCGCGTCACCGGAGAACTCGCGGACGGGACGTTGCCGTTGTTCGCGGGCCCGAAAACGCTCGAGAACCACATCGTGCCCGTCATCGCGAAAGCGGCCGAAGAAGCGGGACGCCCGGCGCCGCGGATCATCGCGCTCGTGCCGACCGTCGTCACCAGTGATGTCGACGCGGCGAAAGAGCGAATGGCTGCGGAAACCGCTTTCTACGACACCATTCCGTCGTACCAGCGGGTCGTGGCGCTGGAAGGCGCTTCGAAGGCGGCCGAGGTCACCGTCGTCGGTGACGAGGAAAGTGTTGCCGCGCAACTGAACCGCTACTTCGACGCGGGCGCGACCGAGGTGGTGCTCTCCTACACCGGCCTGATGGGCGACGCCGACCAGAAGCGGACCGTCGAACTGGGCGGGCAGCTCAGCTCACGCGTGAGGTGA
- a CDS encoding Na+/H+ antiporter: protein MEILTLMAVLAGSLGLTAFARRYNLSAPLLIVVVALGVSFIPGVPRMQLEPELILSLVLPPLLYSTSLESSVTQFRATLRPIIALGVVLVAVTALVVGFTVHLLLPDLPLASALVLGAVVAPPDAVTAVAIGRRLGLPRRLMTVLTGESLVNDAAALTLYKIALAAVLGTAGSIGHGFAVFSVAVVLGIAVGLAIAVVVSFVRRRLDDPLMESTIGIIVPFAAYVTAEHLHPFSESFSGSGVLAVVAAGLYLGNRSLHAGPATRVQDSSVWASIDVLLEALVFALMGLQLPFILEGVEANARDNGTLVLDAAIVLAVTMLVRIPYVFLSSYLPQTMRLFGRGRPVPSWRYLAVLSWTGMRGVVTLAAATGVPLVTAAGDPFPGRDEIQLFAFAVAVGTVLAQGLTLPVLIKKLGIRDPHEAERDEQEELAARNAAMEAALARLDEILPQMLSSVDIPKEKAEKLANRLRTLVETRYRGAVAAISLSAEEREGSPHAAFIRARRELLVTQREVLLSEAKAGNLDDDVLRKVLRELDLEELALTNTLTSRVS from the coding sequence ATGGAGATTCTGACGCTGATGGCCGTGCTCGCCGGCTCGCTCGGCCTGACCGCGTTCGCGCGCCGGTACAACCTGTCGGCGCCGCTGCTGATCGTGGTGGTCGCGCTGGGGGTGTCGTTCATCCCCGGGGTGCCGAGGATGCAGCTCGAACCGGAGCTGATCCTGAGCCTGGTGCTGCCGCCGCTGCTCTACTCGACCTCGCTGGAAAGCTCGGTCACCCAGTTCCGCGCGACCCTGCGGCCGATCATCGCGCTCGGCGTGGTGCTCGTCGCGGTCACCGCGCTGGTCGTCGGGTTCACCGTGCACCTGCTGCTGCCCGACCTGCCGCTGGCCTCCGCGCTCGTCCTCGGGGCCGTCGTGGCGCCGCCGGACGCCGTGACCGCGGTGGCGATCGGGCGCAGGCTCGGCCTCCCGCGCCGCCTGATGACCGTGCTCACCGGTGAAAGCCTCGTCAACGACGCCGCCGCGCTGACCCTCTACAAGATCGCGCTCGCCGCCGTGCTCGGCACCGCGGGCTCGATCGGGCACGGATTCGCCGTGTTCAGCGTGGCCGTCGTGCTCGGCATCGCGGTGGGACTGGCGATCGCGGTCGTGGTGAGCTTCGTGCGGCGCCGCCTCGACGACCCGTTGATGGAGTCGACGATCGGGATCATCGTGCCGTTCGCCGCCTACGTGACCGCGGAGCACCTGCACCCGTTTTCCGAATCCTTCAGCGGTTCCGGGGTGCTCGCCGTGGTCGCCGCCGGGCTCTACCTCGGCAACCGCTCGCTGCACGCGGGACCGGCGACGCGCGTGCAGGATTCGTCGGTGTGGGCGTCGATCGACGTGCTGCTCGAAGCGCTCGTGTTCGCGCTGATGGGGTTGCAGCTCCCGTTCATCCTCGAAGGCGTCGAAGCGAACGCGCGCGACAACGGGACGCTCGTGCTGGACGCGGCGATCGTGCTCGCGGTGACGATGCTCGTGCGGATCCCGTACGTGTTCCTGTCGAGCTACCTGCCGCAGACCATGCGCCTGTTCGGGCGCGGCAGACCGGTGCCGTCGTGGCGGTACCTCGCGGTCCTGTCGTGGACGGGGATGCGCGGCGTGGTCACCCTGGCCGCGGCCACCGGTGTGCCGCTGGTGACCGCGGCGGGCGATCCGTTCCCCGGCCGCGACGAGATCCAGCTCTTCGCCTTCGCCGTCGCGGTGGGAACCGTGCTGGCGCAAGGGCTCACACTGCCCGTGCTGATCAAGAAGCTCGGCATCCGCGACCCGCACGAGGCCGAGCGGGACGAACAGGAGGAACTCGCCGCCCGCAACGCCGCGATGGAGGCGGCGCTGGCCAGGCTCGACGAGATCCTGCCCCAGATGCTGTCCTCTGTGGACATTCCGAAGGAGAAGGCGGAGAAGCTGGCGAACCGGTTGCGGACGCTGGTGGAAACCCGCTACCGGGGCGCCGTCGCCGCGATCTCGCTGAGCGCGGAAGAACGCGAAGGCAGCCCGCACGCCGCGTTCATCCGCGCCCGCCGCGAACTGCTCGTCACCCAGCGGGAAGTGCTGCTGTCCGAAGCCAAGGCGGGCAACCTCGACGACGACGTGCTCCGGAAAGTGCTGCGGGAACTGGATCTGGAAGAACTGGCGCTGACGAACACGCTCACCTCACGCGTGAGCTGA
- a CDS encoding MFS transporter, giving the protein MSREASAWVRPLAWTAVLLDGFDLVVLGTVLPVLLRDHVWGLTPGTASAVSTAGLVGMTLGALAIGTVTDRIGRRKALIFAVTAFSACTALCALAPSAFVFGLLRFLAGLGLGGCLPTAITLVTEHARAGKGGSATTTVMTGYHVGAVLTALLGIGLIPALGWRAMFVAGALPAVVLVPLMVKFLPESEVFEAVAARRERPSARDVVRGLFSGGFLRATIAFWVTSFMGLVLVYGLNTWLPEIMRQAGYQLGAALGLLLTLNLGGVAGLLVAGFAADRAGIRRSTITWFLAAAAFLALLSVRLPGFGLYAAVFLAGSFVFSAQVLVYAYVGRTYGDALRATGLGWAAGIGRLGAICGPVVGGALLSAGIAYPWGFYAFALIGLAGAAGALAVRTGSAAKNPQRTVKVRRG; this is encoded by the coding sequence ATGTCTCGCGAAGCGAGTGCCTGGGTGCGGCCACTGGCCTGGACGGCCGTGCTGCTCGACGGGTTCGACCTCGTGGTGCTCGGCACCGTGCTGCCCGTCCTGCTCCGCGACCACGTGTGGGGCCTCACGCCGGGCACCGCGTCGGCGGTGTCCACCGCCGGGCTCGTCGGGATGACGCTCGGCGCGCTCGCGATCGGCACGGTCACCGACCGGATCGGCAGGCGCAAGGCGCTCATCTTCGCCGTCACCGCGTTCTCGGCGTGCACGGCGTTGTGCGCGCTCGCCCCGTCCGCGTTCGTGTTCGGGCTGCTGCGCTTCCTCGCCGGGCTCGGCCTCGGCGGCTGCCTGCCGACGGCGATCACCCTGGTCACCGAGCACGCGCGGGCGGGGAAGGGCGGCAGCGCGACGACCACCGTGATGACCGGCTACCACGTCGGCGCGGTGCTGACCGCGTTGCTCGGGATCGGCCTCATCCCGGCGCTCGGCTGGCGCGCGATGTTCGTCGCGGGCGCGCTCCCCGCGGTGGTGCTGGTGCCGTTGATGGTGAAGTTCCTGCCCGAGTCGGAAGTGTTCGAAGCGGTGGCCGCGCGACGGGAGCGGCCAAGCGCCCGCGACGTGGTGCGCGGCCTGTTCAGCGGCGGCTTCCTGCGCGCCACCATCGCGTTCTGGGTCACCTCGTTCATGGGGCTGGTGCTCGTCTACGGCCTCAACACGTGGCTGCCGGAGATCATGCGGCAGGCCGGGTACCAGCTCGGCGCCGCGCTGGGCCTGCTGCTCACGCTGAACCTCGGCGGGGTCGCCGGCCTGCTCGTCGCCGGGTTCGCCGCGGACAGGGCGGGCATCCGCCGCTCGACGATCACGTGGTTCCTCGCCGCGGCCGCGTTCCTCGCGCTGCTGAGCGTCCGTCTGCCGGGGTTCGGGCTGTACGCGGCGGTGTTCCTCGCCGGGTCGTTCGTGTTCAGCGCGCAGGTGCTCGTGTACGCCTACGTCGGCCGCACCTACGGCGACGCGCTGCGCGCCACCGGGCTCGGCTGGGCCGCCGGGATCGGCAGGCTCGGCGCGATCTGCGGCCCGGTCGTCGGCGGCGCGCTGCTCTCGGCCGGGATCGCCTACCCGTGGGGCTTCTACGCGTTCGCGCTGATCGGGCTGGCCGGTGCGGCGGGCGCGCTGGCCGTCAGGACGGGATCGGCCGCGAAGAATCCACAAAGGACAGTGAAGGTCCGGCGAGGCTGA
- a CDS encoding GAF domain-containing sensor histidine kinase translates to MDPGERRARWVRASNDITGSLLSGNDPKASLRLVAERARQLAEAPVAAIALPDEDRPGNLVFDVVDGVGIGADRISGLSVPISETGSGHVFVTGKAAIFRQYGNHVLARADDPSVRFPPQVADLDSSVAVPLAAASDVLGVLVLVRFRGDPLFTEGDLELAETFAAHAAVALVFARAAEVRRRLAVLEDRDRIARGLHDLVIQRLFAVGLGLDGLRNKLDPEHAETIGGFVAQLDETIHEVRRTIFSLHEEESGLRTALVETTREATVPLGFEPHLRLDGPLDSLVPDDVRADLLAALRDTLSDIACGGQANAVDVAVRVEPDGSMLELRVTDDDGADLRWRTRLRTGDSP, encoded by the coding sequence GTGGATCCGGGGGAACGCAGGGCGCGGTGGGTTCGCGCTTCCAACGACATCACCGGCTCCTTGCTGTCCGGTAACGATCCGAAGGCTTCTTTACGGCTCGTCGCGGAGCGCGCGCGGCAACTCGCCGAGGCGCCGGTGGCCGCGATCGCGCTGCCCGACGAAGACCGCCCGGGAAACCTCGTGTTCGACGTCGTGGACGGGGTGGGGATCGGCGCCGACCGGATCAGCGGGCTGTCCGTGCCGATTTCCGAAACCGGATCGGGGCACGTGTTCGTCACCGGGAAAGCGGCGATCTTCCGGCAATATGGCAACCACGTACTCGCCAGGGCGGACGACCCGTCGGTGCGGTTCCCGCCCCAGGTCGCCGATCTGGACTCCTCGGTGGCGGTGCCGCTCGCGGCGGCGTCGGACGTGCTCGGCGTGCTCGTGCTGGTCCGGTTCCGCGGCGACCCGCTGTTCACCGAAGGAGATCTCGAATTGGCGGAGACGTTCGCCGCACATGCCGCTGTCGCGTTGGTGTTCGCCAGGGCGGCCGAGGTGCGAAGACGCCTCGCGGTCCTCGAGGACCGCGACCGCATCGCGCGCGGGTTGCACGACCTGGTGATCCAGCGCCTGTTCGCGGTCGGACTCGGCCTCGACGGGCTGCGGAACAAGCTCGACCCCGAACACGCCGAGACCATCGGCGGTTTCGTCGCCCAGCTCGACGAAACCATCCACGAAGTACGCCGCACCATTTTCTCGCTCCACGAAGAAGAATCCGGACTGCGCACCGCGCTGGTGGAAACCACGCGCGAGGCCACCGTCCCACTCGGCTTCGAGCCGCATCTCCGGCTCGACGGCCCCCTCGATTCGCTCGTGCCGGACGATGTCCGCGCCGATCTGCTGGCGGCCCTGCGCGACACCCTGTCCGATATCGCCTGCGGCGGGCAGGCGAACGCGGTCGACGTGGCCGTGCGCGTCGAACCCGACGGCAGCATGCTCGAACTCCGCGTCACCGACGACGACGGCGCGGACCTGCGGTGGCGGACGCGGCTGCGGACGGGGGACTCGCCGTGA
- a CDS encoding response regulator, with protein MADAAADGGLAVISVFLLDDHELVRRGLRTVLEDAGDIQVVGEAGTAAEALVRIPLVRPEVAVLDVRLPDGEGITVCRDVRASTDPPPACLMLTSFSDDDALFGAIMAGAAGYLLKQISSSAVVDAVRTVAAGGSLLDAKVTATVMNRLRGDHGDTRYDLLSPQEQRVLDLIAEGLTNREIGDRLSLAEKTVKNYVSSLLHKLGLQRRTEAAVYVERRRRE; from the coding sequence GTGGCGGACGCGGCTGCGGACGGGGGACTCGCCGTGATCTCGGTCTTCCTGCTCGACGACCACGAGCTGGTCCGCCGCGGCCTGCGCACGGTGCTCGAAGACGCGGGTGACATCCAGGTGGTCGGCGAAGCGGGCACGGCGGCGGAGGCGCTGGTGCGGATCCCGCTGGTGCGGCCGGAGGTCGCCGTGCTCGACGTGCGGCTCCCCGACGGCGAGGGCATCACGGTGTGCCGCGACGTGCGCGCCTCCACGGACCCGCCGCCCGCGTGCCTGATGCTGACCTCGTTCTCCGACGACGACGCCCTGTTCGGCGCGATCATGGCGGGTGCCGCCGGGTACCTGCTGAAGCAGATCTCGTCGAGCGCCGTCGTGGACGCGGTGCGCACCGTCGCCGCGGGCGGGTCGCTGCTGGACGCGAAGGTCACCGCCACCGTGATGAACCGGCTGCGCGGCGACCACGGCGACACCCGGTACGATCTGCTGAGCCCGCAGGAGCAACGCGTGCTGGACCTCATCGCCGAGGGCCTCACCAACCGCGAAATCGGCGACCGGTTGAGCCTCGCGGAAAAGACGGTGAAGAACTACGTTTCCTCGCTGCTGCACAAGCTCGGCCTGCAACGCCGCACGGAAGCCGCCGTCTACGTCGAACGCCGCCGCCGGGAGTGA
- a CDS encoding DUF397 domain-containing protein, with translation MPTQDRTGLTWRKSSYSNASGNACVEVACEHSTTVVRDSKAPGSGHLTLPRSAWRAFLTTARMPRR, from the coding sequence ATGCCCACCCAGGATCGCACCGGACTGACCTGGCGAAAGAGCTCCTACAGCAACGCGAGTGGGAACGCCTGCGTCGAGGTCGCCTGCGAACATTCCACGACGGTGGTCCGGGACTCGAAGGCGCCCGGATCGGGCCACCTCACCCTGCCCCGTTCCGCCTGGCGGGCCTTCCTCACCACCGCACGCATGCCCCGAAGGTGA
- a CDS encoding helix-turn-helix domain-containing protein: MGRKRTPRPYSVKAREVGSELRKHRESADLSLRELAQKLGWSHASLSFIENGARPPSATDVARYLGGCGPVDQVDYEWLVKLAAEPDGPGLVRSHEPNLSTELRSLIVQESSATAITAYEPDVLEGLLQSENYAQELLHWGGMLTPDAIELRVKARMARQRLLHRRLPPQCTFFQQERALRAVIGDNQVMNEQILYLMLTGAQRHCVVRIVPDSAGPFSAWQAFRVMDYDRFPSVVYTEGMTSGTFLEGPHDVVTHRSMLDKLDNAALDEGQSRAWLVDLAAAYDRAEAAPPCPPRIAPD; the protein is encoded by the coding sequence ATGGGCAGAAAGCGAACGCCACGGCCGTACAGCGTCAAAGCACGCGAAGTGGGTTCGGAACTCCGCAAGCACCGCGAGAGCGCGGACCTGTCCCTTCGCGAGCTGGCGCAGAAACTGGGGTGGTCGCATGCGAGCCTCTCGTTCATCGAGAACGGGGCGCGGCCGCCCTCGGCCACCGATGTCGCCAGGTACCTCGGCGGCTGCGGCCCGGTGGACCAGGTCGACTACGAGTGGCTGGTGAAGCTGGCGGCGGAACCGGATGGCCCCGGCCTGGTCCGCTCGCACGAACCCAACCTGAGCACGGAACTCCGATCCTTGATCGTGCAGGAAAGCTCGGCGACCGCGATCACCGCCTACGAACCAGATGTGCTCGAAGGGCTGCTGCAATCGGAGAACTACGCGCAGGAATTGCTCCACTGGGGCGGCATGCTCACGCCCGATGCCATCGAGCTGCGAGTGAAGGCCCGGATGGCACGCCAAAGATTGCTCCACCGCCGCTTGCCACCCCAATGCACCTTCTTCCAGCAAGAGCGCGCACTTCGCGCAGTCATCGGCGACAACCAGGTGATGAACGAGCAGATCCTGTACCTCATGCTGACGGGCGCGCAACGCCACTGCGTAGTCCGCATTGTTCCTGACTCCGCCGGGCCCTTCAGCGCTTGGCAGGCGTTCCGGGTCATGGACTACGACAGGTTTCCTTCGGTCGTCTACACCGAAGGCATGACCAGCGGGACCTTTCTGGAAGGTCCCCATGACGTGGTTACTCACCGAAGCATGCTCGACAAGCTCGATAACGCGGCCCTCGATGAGGGACAATCGCGGGCGTGGCTTGTCGATTTGGCAGCCGCTTACGACCGAGCGGAGGCCGCGCCCCCATGCCCACCCAGGATCGCACCGGACTGA
- a CDS encoding amino acid permease, whose product MAEASNQPEEQDADAARLHALGYAQELKRTMSGFSNFAVSFTIISILSGCLTLYGFGMTTGGPAAMIWGWPLVGVFVILVGLGMAEVCSSFPTAGGLYYWAAKLAPRNGAAWSWFTGWFNLIGQVAVTAGIDFGAALFLNAFLDLQFGFAATPGHTILLLAIILVVHGALNTFGVRIVAVLNSVSVWWHLIGVLVIVGALVFLPEHHQSASFVFGHFANGTGWGSAVYVFALGLLVAQYTLTGYDASAHMTEETKNASVAGPRGIVNSILVSLVAGWILLIGLTFAIQDYDGAVNSATGVPPAQIFIDATGAATGKFLLLICIGAQLFCGMASVTANSRMIYAFARDGAVPGSKIWHRINKRTQTPTNAVWLAAGGAMVLALPYLWSKTAYSAVTSIATVGLYVAYVIPVFLRLRRGDDFERGPWHLGRWSRPIGIVACLWVVVIFVLFMLPQVSPITADTFNYTPVAFLVVLGGAGLWWLASARKWFTGPKVQGSAEELAAVEQELKEIG is encoded by the coding sequence ATGGCCGAGGCAAGCAACCAGCCCGAAGAGCAGGACGCCGACGCCGCGAGGCTGCACGCGCTCGGCTACGCCCAAGAACTGAAGCGGACGATGTCCGGCTTCTCCAACTTCGCGGTTTCCTTCACGATCATCTCGATCCTCTCCGGCTGCCTCACGCTCTACGGCTTCGGCATGACCACGGGCGGGCCCGCCGCGATGATCTGGGGCTGGCCGCTGGTCGGCGTGTTCGTGATCCTCGTCGGCCTCGGCATGGCGGAGGTGTGTTCGAGCTTCCCGACCGCGGGCGGGCTGTACTACTGGGCGGCCAAGCTCGCCCCGCGCAACGGCGCCGCGTGGTCGTGGTTCACCGGCTGGTTCAACCTCATCGGCCAGGTCGCGGTCACCGCGGGCATCGACTTCGGGGCGGCGCTGTTCCTCAACGCCTTCCTCGATCTGCAGTTCGGGTTCGCCGCGACACCCGGCCACACGATCCTGCTGCTCGCGATCATCCTCGTGGTGCACGGCGCGCTGAACACCTTCGGCGTGCGGATCGTCGCGGTGCTCAACAGCGTCAGCGTGTGGTGGCACCTGATCGGCGTGCTGGTCATCGTCGGCGCGCTGGTCTTCCTTCCCGAACACCACCAATCGGCTTCGTTCGTGTTCGGGCACTTCGCGAACGGCACGGGCTGGGGTTCCGCGGTCTACGTGTTCGCGCTGGGTCTTCTCGTCGCGCAGTACACCCTCACCGGGTACGACGCGTCCGCGCACATGACCGAGGAGACGAAGAACGCGTCGGTCGCCGGACCGCGCGGAATCGTCAACTCGATCCTGGTTTCCCTTGTCGCGGGCTGGATCCTGCTGATCGGCCTGACCTTCGCGATCCAGGATTACGACGGCGCGGTGAACTCGGCCACCGGCGTGCCGCCCGCGCAGATCTTCATCGACGCCACCGGCGCGGCCACCGGGAAGTTCCTGCTGCTGATCTGCATCGGCGCGCAGCTGTTCTGCGGAATGGCTTCGGTGACCGCGAATTCGCGCATGATCTACGCGTTCGCGCGCGACGGCGCGGTGCCCGGCTCGAAGATCTGGCACCGCATCAACAAGCGCACGCAGACGCCGACGAACGCGGTGTGGCTCGCCGCGGGCGGCGCGATGGTGCTCGCGCTGCCGTACCTGTGGAGCAAAACGGCGTACTCGGCGGTGACCTCGATCGCGACCGTCGGGCTGTACGTGGCGTACGTGATCCCGGTGTTCCTGCGGCTGCGCCGGGGCGACGACTTCGAACGCGGCCCGTGGCACCTCGGCCGGTGGAGCAGGCCGATCGGGATCGTCGCCTGCCTGTGGGTCGTGGTGATCTTCGTTTTGTTCATGCTGCCGCAGGTTTCGCCGATCACCGCGGACACCTTCAACTACACCCCGGTCGCCTTCCTGGTCGTACTCGGCGGCGCGGGCCTGTGGTGGCTCGCGTCGGCGCGGAAGTGGTTCACCGGCCCGAAGGTTCAGGGCAGCGCGGAAGAACTGGCCGCCGTCGAACAGGAGCTGAAGGAAATCGGATGA
- a CDS encoding glycerophosphodiester phosphodiesterase: MMRKRLGLLALSGLAVLGAAGLAVGPATATEATDAATASRGHDGPVIVGHRGAPGYRPEHTLASYELAFRQGVDFVDVDLVPTKDGQLVARHEPEIGGTTDVAKHPEFAARKTTKVVDGKPLTGWFTEDFTLAELKTLYAAERIPDIRPDNTIYDGRYRIATYQEVLDLTRRLGHELHRTLGTYPEVKHSTYFASIKNPIEPKLVEILDRNHLNRRGAPVIIQSFEVSNLIALHRQVRVPLLQLTEAKGAPADFVARGDKRTYADLVTPAGLREIKKYADYLGPEKAQIIPLDKAGNLTTPTSLVPDAHAAGLRVQPYTFRNENNFLPANLRSSANPQQYGNVFAEESAFLKAGVDGFFADQPDTALESVKAFQQR, encoded by the coding sequence ATGATGCGAAAGCGACTCGGCCTGCTCGCCCTGTCCGGACTGGCCGTGCTCGGCGCCGCGGGGCTCGCGGTGGGCCCCGCCACGGCGACCGAGGCCACGGATGCGGCCACCGCGAGCCGGGGGCACGATGGTCCGGTGATCGTCGGCCACCGCGGCGCGCCAGGCTACCGCCCAGAACACACGCTCGCCTCCTACGAACTGGCGTTCCGCCAGGGCGTGGACTTCGTCGACGTCGATCTCGTGCCGACGAAGGACGGCCAGCTCGTCGCCAGGCACGAGCCGGAGATCGGCGGCACCACCGACGTGGCGAAGCACCCCGAGTTCGCCGCGAGGAAGACCACGAAGGTCGTCGACGGCAAACCGCTGACCGGCTGGTTCACCGAGGACTTCACCCTCGCCGAGCTGAAGACGCTGTACGCCGCCGAGCGGATCCCCGACATCCGGCCGGACAACACGATCTACGACGGCCGGTACCGGATCGCGACCTACCAGGAGGTGCTCGACCTGACCCGGCGCCTCGGCCACGAACTGCACCGGACGCTCGGCACCTACCCCGAGGTCAAGCACTCCACGTACTTCGCGTCGATCAAGAACCCGATCGAGCCGAAGCTGGTGGAGATCCTCGACCGCAACCACCTGAACCGCCGCGGCGCGCCGGTGATCATCCAGTCGTTCGAGGTGTCGAACCTGATCGCGCTGCACCGCCAGGTCCGGGTCCCGCTGCTGCAGCTGACCGAGGCCAAGGGCGCGCCAGCCGACTTCGTCGCGAGGGGCGACAAGCGCACCTACGCCGATCTCGTCACGCCGGCCGGGCTGCGGGAGATCAAGAAGTACGCGGACTACCTCGGGCCGGAGAAGGCGCAGATCATCCCGCTCGACAAGGCGGGCAACCTGACGACGCCGACCTCGCTGGTGCCCGACGCGCACGCGGCCGGGTTGCGGGTGCAGCCGTACACCTTCCGCAACGAGAACAACTTCCTGCCCGCGAACCTGCGTTCGTCGGCGAACCCGCAGCAGTACGGGAACGTCTTCGCCGAGGAATCGGCGTTCCTGAAGGCGGGCGTCGACGGGTTCTTCGCCGACCAGCCGGACACCGCGCTGGAGTCGGTGAAGGCGTTCCAGCAACGCTGA